The Bradyrhizobium oligotrophicum S58 genome contains the following window.
TCACGCCAGCGATAATCGCGTCGAACTCGATCGCGCGCGCCATGCGCTTTCGCTTGCAAGCGATGGACGGCATGTCGCGGTGGTGTCAGGCGGCGATCCCGGCGTGTTCGCGATGGCCGCCGCCGTGTTCGAGGCGGTCGAGGCGGGTCCTTTAGAATGGCGAGATCTCGACATCCGTGTCGAGCCTGGCGTCACGGCGATGCTTGCCGCCGCGGCCGAGGTCGGGGCGCCGCTGGGCGGCGATTTCTGCGCGATCTCGCTGTCCGACAATCTCAAGAGCTGGACCACGATCAGGCGTCGGCTGGAGGCTGCGGCTGCGGCCGACTTCGTCATCGCGCTGTACAATCCGCTGTCCAAGGCGCGGCCGCATCAGCTCGGCGAGGCCTTCGCACTGCTGCGGCAGATCAAGCCGCCGTCGACCGTGGTCGTCATGGTGCGCGCCGCGGGCAGCGGCGATGTCAGACGGATCATCACGACGCTGGGCGAGGTCGATCCCGACAAGGCCGACATGCGCACGCTCGTCCTGATCGGATCGACGGCGACGCGCCTGATAGCGCGCGACGGCAAGTCGCCGTTCGTCTACACCTTGCGCCGCGAAGTCGAGGGCGGTGCATGAGCAAGCTGGTCCTCCAGCCAGAGCAAGGCGCCGCGCGCATTGTCGAGCGCAACGCCATGCGGTTTGTCGGGCCGTGCGATCATGACAATGGGAATGCCGAGCCGCCGCGCGGCTGCGATCTTCGGATAGGTCGCAGCTCCGCCGGAGTTCTTCGAGACGATGAAGGCAATGCGCTCGCGCGTGAGAAAATCATGCTCCTTCGCTTCGTCGAACGGCCCGCGATCGTAGACGAAGCGAATCTCCGGTGGCAGTTGGATGTCGCCGGGCGGATCGATCGTGCGGGCGATGTAGTGATGCTGCGGAGCTGCGGCAAAGGCGGCGAGCTCCAGCCGGCCAAGACTCAGGAACACGCACGCAGCGGCGGCTCGGAGCGCGGAGGCCGCGGCTTCCGCGCTGTCGACCTCGATCCAGCGATCACCGTCCTGGCGCTGCCATGCTGCGCGCCGGATCGAAGCCAGCGGCACAGAGGTCGCGCGACACGCCGCGACGGCATGCCGCGAGATCTGGTCGGCATAGGGATGCGTCGCGTCGATCA
Protein-coding sequences here:
- the cobJ gene encoding precorrin-3B C(17)-methyltransferase, which encodes MTGTLTIVGVGPGRPELMTPAASAAIAEATDLIGYGPYLDRVATSHPGQIRHASDNRVELDRARHALSLASDGRHVAVVSGGDPGVFAMAAAVFEAVEAGPLEWRDLDIRVEPGVTAMLAAAAEVGAPLGGDFCAISLSDNLKSWTTIRRRLEAAAAADFVIALYNPLSKARPHQLGEAFALLRQIKPPSTVVVMVRAAGSGDVRRIITTLGEVDPDKADMRTLVLIGSTATRLIARDGKSPFVYTLRREVEGGA
- a CDS encoding cobalt-precorrin-6A reductase, with amino-acid sequence MRILILGGTTEASELARLLAGDDRFEATLSLAGRTVSPKPQPLPTRIGGFGGISGLEAWLRDHAIEAVIDATHPYADQISRHAVAACRATSVPLASIRRAAWQRQDGDRWIEVDSAEAAASALRAAAACVFLSLGRLELAAFAAAPQHHYIARTIDPPGDIQLPPEIRFVYDRGPFDEAKEHDFLTRERIAFIVSKNSGGAATYPKIAAARRLGIPIVMIARPDKPHGVALDNARGALLWLEDQLAHAPPSTSRRKV